The following proteins come from a genomic window of Cervus canadensis isolate Bull #8, Minnesota chromosome 3, ASM1932006v1, whole genome shotgun sequence:
- the LOC122438862 gene encoding GTPase IMAP family member 1-like isoform X9 — translation MSLSGSEAYRPPVPTGFQEFRSAPQERRLRLLLVGRSGTGKSATGNSILQRKHFLSRLAATAVTRACATGSCRWASWDVEILDTPDLFSPEVAQADPGFQERARCYLLSAPGPHAVLLVTQLGRFTAQDLRAWRGVKALFGAGIAARAVVVFTRREDLARGSLQQYVRDTDNHALQELVAECGGRCCAFDNRAAEGEREAQVGELMGLVEELVRDHGGAPYTNDVYRLVQTLGGLSPKERLRRVAERLAARAPTWPGRWPLAGLCRWPKAAPGTRCKLGLAALLGALFLLYLLCRRRPETVTV, via the coding sequence ATGTCGCTCTCAGGTTCCGAAGCTTACAGACCACCAGTGCCCACAGGTTTCCAGGAGTTCAGGTCCGCCCCGCAGGAGCGCAGGCTGCGCCTCCTCCTGGTTGGGAGGTCGGGGACCGGGAAGAGCGCCACGGGCAACAGCATCCTCCAGCGGAAGCACTTCCTCTCCAGGCTCGCGGCCACGGCGGTGACCCGGGCCTGCGCCACGGGGAGCTGCCGCTGGGCCTCGTGGGACGTGGAAATCCTCGACACCCCCGACCTCTTCAGCCCCGAGGTCGCCCAGGCAGACCCGGGCTTCCAGGAGAGAGCCCGCTGCTACCTGCTGTCGGCCCCGGGGCCCCACGCCGTGCTCCTGGTGACCCAGCTCGGCCGCTTCACCGCCCAGGACCTGCGGGCCTGGCGCGGGGTGAAGGCGCTCTTCGGGGCGGGCATCGCGGCGCGCGCCGTCGTGGTCTTCACCCGCAGGGAGGACCTGGCGCGGGGCTCGCTGCAGCAGTACGTGCGCGACACCGACAACCACGCCCTCCAGGAGCTGGTGGCCGAGTGCGGGGGCCGCTGCTGCGCCTTCGACAACCGAGCGGCCGAAGGGGAGCGCGAGGCGCAGGTCGGGGAGCTGATGGGGCTGGTGGAGGAGCTGGTGCGGGACCATGGCGGCGCCCCCTACACCAACGACGTGTACCGCCTGGTGCAGACCCTGGGCGGGCTGAGCCCCAAGGAGAGGCTGCGCAGGGTGGCGGAGCGACTGGCCGCCCGCGCGCCGACGTGGCCGGGGCGCTGGCCTCTGGCCGGGCTGTGTCGGTGGCCCAAGGCGGCGCCGGGGACCCGGTGTAAGCTGGGCCTGGCCGCCCTGCTGGGCGCCCTGTTCCTGCTGTACCTGCTCTGCAGGCGCCGGCCCGAGACGGTGACGGTGTGA
- the LOC122438862 gene encoding collagen alpha-1(I) chain-like isoform X5: protein MKETPMADSSPAELQGKPVKVWSQTQPWKRSVLLRSQGVQETRGPGHVALRFRSLQTTSAHRFPGVQVRPAGAQAAPPPGWEVGDREERHGQQHPPAEALPLQARGHGGDPGLRHGELPLGLVGRGNPRHPRPLQPRGRPGRPGLPGESPLLPAVGPGAPRRAPGDPARPLHRPGPAGLARGEGALRGGHRGARRRGLHPQGGPGAGLAAAVRARHRQPRPPGAGGRVRGPLLRLRQPSGRRGARGAGRGADGAGGGAGAGPWRRPLHQRRVPPGADPGRAEPQGEAAQGGGATGRPRADVAGALASGRAVSVAQGGAGDPV, encoded by the exons ATGAAGGAAACGCCTATG gcagattcttcaccagctgagctacaagggaaaccagTAAAGGTTTGGTCCCAAACACAACCGTGGAAGCGCTCTGTTCTCCTTCGCTCGCAAGGCGTCCAGGAGACCCGGGGACCGGGACATGTCGCTCTCAGGTTCCGAAGCTTACAGACCACCAGTGCCCACAGGTTTCCAGGAGTTCAGGTCCGCCCCGCAGGAGCGCAGGCTGCGCCTCCTCCTGGTTGGGAGGTCGGGGACCGGGAAGAGCGCCACGGGCAACAGCATCCTCCAGCGGAAGCACTTCCTCTCCAGGCTCGCGGCCACGGCGGTGACCCGGGCCTGCGCCACGGGGAGCTGCCGCTGGGCCTCGTGGGACGTGGAAATCCTCGACACCCCCGACCTCTTCAGCCCCGAGGTCGCCCAGGCAGACCCGGGCTTCCAGGAGAGAGCCCGCTGCTACCTGCTGTCGGCCCCGGGGCCCCACGCCGTGCTCCTGGTGACCCAGCTCGGCCGCTTCACCGCCCAGGACCTGCGGGCCTGGCGCGGGGTGAAGGCGCTCTTCGGGGCGGGCATCGCGGCGCGCGCCGTCGTGGTCTTCACCCGCAGGGAGGACCTGGCGCGGGGCTCGCTGCAGCAGTACGTGCGCGACACCGACAACCACGCCCTCCAGGAGCTGGTGGCCGAGTGCGGGGGCCGCTGCTGCGCCTTCGACAACCGAGCGGCCGAAGGGGAGCGCGAGGCGCAGGTCGGGGAGCTGATGGGGCTGGTGGAGGAGCTGGTGCGGGACCATGGCGGCGCCCCCTACACCAACGACGTGTACCGCCTGGTGCAGACCCTGGGCGGGCTGAGCCCCAAGGAGAGGCTGCGCAGGGTGGCGGAGCGACTGGCCGCCCGCGCGCCGACGTGGCCGGGGCGCTGGCCTCTGGCCGGGCTGTGTCGGTGGCCCAAGGCGGCGCCGGGGACCCGGTGTAA
- the LOC122438862 gene encoding GTPase IMAP family member 1-like isoform X10 produces MGGRKVARDEGNAYGFQEFRSAPQERRLRLLLVGRSGTGKSATGNSILQRKHFLSRLAATAVTRACATGSCRWASWDVEILDTPDLFSPEVAQADPGFQERARCYLLSAPGPHAVLLVTQLGRFTAQDLRAWRGVKALFGAGIAARAVVVFTRREDLARGSLQQYVRDTDNHALQELVAECGGRCCAFDNRAAEGEREAQVGELMGLVEELVRDHGGAPYTNDVYRLVQTLGGLSPKERLRRVAERLAARAPTWPGRWPLAGLCRWPKAAPGTRCKLGLAALLGALFLLYLLCRRRPETVTV; encoded by the exons ATGGGAGGACGGAAGGTGGCAAGAGATGAAGGAAACGCCTATG GTTTCCAGGAGTTCAGGTCCGCCCCGCAGGAGCGCAGGCTGCGCCTCCTCCTGGTTGGGAGGTCGGGGACCGGGAAGAGCGCCACGGGCAACAGCATCCTCCAGCGGAAGCACTTCCTCTCCAGGCTCGCGGCCACGGCGGTGACCCGGGCCTGCGCCACGGGGAGCTGCCGCTGGGCCTCGTGGGACGTGGAAATCCTCGACACCCCCGACCTCTTCAGCCCCGAGGTCGCCCAGGCAGACCCGGGCTTCCAGGAGAGAGCCCGCTGCTACCTGCTGTCGGCCCCGGGGCCCCACGCCGTGCTCCTGGTGACCCAGCTCGGCCGCTTCACCGCCCAGGACCTGCGGGCCTGGCGCGGGGTGAAGGCGCTCTTCGGGGCGGGCATCGCGGCGCGCGCCGTCGTGGTCTTCACCCGCAGGGAGGACCTGGCGCGGGGCTCGCTGCAGCAGTACGTGCGCGACACCGACAACCACGCCCTCCAGGAGCTGGTGGCCGAGTGCGGGGGCCGCTGCTGCGCCTTCGACAACCGAGCGGCCGAAGGGGAGCGCGAGGCGCAGGTCGGGGAGCTGATGGGGCTGGTGGAGGAGCTGGTGCGGGACCATGGCGGCGCCCCCTACACCAACGACGTGTACCGCCTGGTGCAGACCCTGGGCGGGCTGAGCCCCAAGGAGAGGCTGCGCAGGGTGGCGGAGCGACTGGCCGCCCGCGCGCCGACGTGGCCGGGGCGCTGGCCTCTGGCCGGGCTGTGTCGGTGGCCCAAGGCGGCGCCGGGGACCCGGTGTAAGCTGGGCCTGGCCGCCCTGCTGGGCGCCCTGTTCCTGCTGTACCTGCTCTGCAGGCGCCGGCCCGAGACGGTGACGGTGTGA
- the LOC122438862 gene encoding GTPase IMAP family member 1-like isoform X8, which produces MKETPMASRRPGDRDMSLSGSEAYRPPVPTGFQEFRSAPQERRLRLLLVGRSGTGKSATGNSILQRKHFLSRLAATAVTRACATGSCRWASWDVEILDTPDLFSPEVAQADPGFQERARCYLLSAPGPHAVLLVTQLGRFTAQDLRAWRGVKALFGAGIAARAVVVFTRREDLARGSLQQYVRDTDNHALQELVAECGGRCCAFDNRAAEGEREAQVGELMGLVEELVRDHGGAPYTNDVYRLVQTLGGLSPKERLRRVAERLAARAPTWPGRWPLAGLCRWPKAAPGTRCKLGLAALLGALFLLYLLCRRRPETVTV; this is translated from the exons ATGAAGGAAACGCCTATG GCGTCCAGGAGACCCGGGGACCGGGACATGTCGCTCTCAGGTTCCGAAGCTTACAGACCACCAGTGCCCACAGGTTTCCAGGAGTTCAGGTCCGCCCCGCAGGAGCGCAGGCTGCGCCTCCTCCTGGTTGGGAGGTCGGGGACCGGGAAGAGCGCCACGGGCAACAGCATCCTCCAGCGGAAGCACTTCCTCTCCAGGCTCGCGGCCACGGCGGTGACCCGGGCCTGCGCCACGGGGAGCTGCCGCTGGGCCTCGTGGGACGTGGAAATCCTCGACACCCCCGACCTCTTCAGCCCCGAGGTCGCCCAGGCAGACCCGGGCTTCCAGGAGAGAGCCCGCTGCTACCTGCTGTCGGCCCCGGGGCCCCACGCCGTGCTCCTGGTGACCCAGCTCGGCCGCTTCACCGCCCAGGACCTGCGGGCCTGGCGCGGGGTGAAGGCGCTCTTCGGGGCGGGCATCGCGGCGCGCGCCGTCGTGGTCTTCACCCGCAGGGAGGACCTGGCGCGGGGCTCGCTGCAGCAGTACGTGCGCGACACCGACAACCACGCCCTCCAGGAGCTGGTGGCCGAGTGCGGGGGCCGCTGCTGCGCCTTCGACAACCGAGCGGCCGAAGGGGAGCGCGAGGCGCAGGTCGGGGAGCTGATGGGGCTGGTGGAGGAGCTGGTGCGGGACCATGGCGGCGCCCCCTACACCAACGACGTGTACCGCCTGGTGCAGACCCTGGGCGGGCTGAGCCCCAAGGAGAGGCTGCGCAGGGTGGCGGAGCGACTGGCCGCCCGCGCGCCGACGTGGCCGGGGCGCTGGCCTCTGGCCGGGCTGTGTCGGTGGCCCAAGGCGGCGCCGGGGACCCGGTGTAAGCTGGGCCTGGCCGCCCTGCTGGGCGCCCTGTTCCTGCTGTACCTGCTCTGCAGGCGCCGGCCCGAGACGGTGACGGTGTGA
- the LOC122438862 gene encoding collagen alpha-1(I) chain-like isoform X4 has product MGGRKVARDEGNAYGGLSNPGIQPRSPTLQADSSPAELQGKPVKVWSQTQPWKRSVLLRSQGVQETRGPGHVALRFRSLQTTSAHRFPGVQVRPAGAQAAPPPGWEVGDREERHGQQHPPAEALPLQARGHGGDPGLRHGELPLGLVGRGNPRHPRPLQPRGRPGRPGLPGESPLLPAVGPGAPRRAPGDPARPLHRPGPAGLARGEGALRGGHRGARRRGLHPQGGPGAGLAAAVRARHRQPRPPGAGGRVRGPLLRLRQPSGRRGARGAGRGADGAGGGAGAGPWRRPLHQRRVPPGADPGRAEPQGEAAQGGGATGRPRADVAGALASGRAVSVAQGGAGDPV; this is encoded by the exons ATGGGAGGACGGAAGGTGGCAAGAGATGAAGGAAACGCCTATG ggggtctttccaacccagggatccaacccaggtctcccacactgcaggcagattcttcaccagctgagctacaagggaaaccagTAAAGGTTTGGTCCCAAACACAACCGTGGAAGCGCTCTGTTCTCCTTCGCTCGCAAGGCGTCCAGGAGACCCGGGGACCGGGACATGTCGCTCTCAGGTTCCGAAGCTTACAGACCACCAGTGCCCACAGGTTTCCAGGAGTTCAGGTCCGCCCCGCAGGAGCGCAGGCTGCGCCTCCTCCTGGTTGGGAGGTCGGGGACCGGGAAGAGCGCCACGGGCAACAGCATCCTCCAGCGGAAGCACTTCCTCTCCAGGCTCGCGGCCACGGCGGTGACCCGGGCCTGCGCCACGGGGAGCTGCCGCTGGGCCTCGTGGGACGTGGAAATCCTCGACACCCCCGACCTCTTCAGCCCCGAGGTCGCCCAGGCAGACCCGGGCTTCCAGGAGAGAGCCCGCTGCTACCTGCTGTCGGCCCCGGGGCCCCACGCCGTGCTCCTGGTGACCCAGCTCGGCCGCTTCACCGCCCAGGACCTGCGGGCCTGGCGCGGGGTGAAGGCGCTCTTCGGGGCGGGCATCGCGGCGCGCGCCGTCGTGGTCTTCACCCGCAGGGAGGACCTGGCGCGGGGCTCGCTGCAGCAGTACGTGCGCGACACCGACAACCACGCCCTCCAGGAGCTGGTGGCCGAGTGCGGGGGCCGCTGCTGCGCCTTCGACAACCGAGCGGCCGAAGGGGAGCGCGAGGCGCAGGTCGGGGAGCTGATGGGGCTGGTGGAGGAGCTGGTGCGGGACCATGGCGGCGCCCCCTACACCAACGACGTGTACCGCCTGGTGCAGACCCTGGGCGGGCTGAGCCCCAAGGAGAGGCTGCGCAGGGTGGCGGAGCGACTGGCCGCCCGCGCGCCGACGTGGCCGGGGCGCTGGCCTCTGGCCGGGCTGTGTCGGTGGCCCAAGGCGGCGCCGGGGACCCGGTGTAA